One region of Ahniella affigens genomic DNA includes:
- a CDS encoding transposase has protein sequence MPQARERTVPTNCSGFYHCVSRCVRRAWLCGYDKVNDKNCEYRRQWVEDRLMALAEAYSVSIYAYAVMSNHLHVVVKVDVVAVQEWSDEEVARRWCKVFPGSDDPEAQQARISNIAATPERVATYRDRLRSLSWFMRSLAELIARQANREDDCTGRFWEGRFKAQALADERALLAAMVYTDLNPIRAKMTEKIIESKHTSVHQRIVKIRAKELLRFQPVRPIAGMPQEALNLSNKAYLQLVDDTGRQWHRRKSGRIAASTRSILAELKIDPQQWDDQVRGFGTRRVTAMGALDRLIQFARDTHRHWLVGYGLARRAYWRAMAF, from the coding sequence ATGCCACAAGCGCGCGAACGTACCGTTCCGACCAACTGCTCAGGCTTTTACCACTGCGTCAGTCGCTGTGTCCGGCGGGCCTGGCTCTGTGGCTATGACAAGGTCAATGACAAAAATTGCGAATATCGCCGCCAGTGGGTTGAGGACCGGCTGATGGCGCTGGCCGAGGCTTATTCAGTCTCGATCTACGCCTATGCCGTCATGAGCAATCATCTGCATGTGGTGGTGAAAGTCGATGTGGTGGCCGTGCAGGAATGGTCGGATGAAGAGGTGGCTCGGCGCTGGTGCAAAGTGTTCCCGGGTTCCGACGATCCGGAGGCACAACAGGCACGGATCTCCAACATTGCTGCAACACCGGAGCGGGTGGCAACATATCGAGATCGCCTGCGCAGTTTAAGTTGGTTTATGCGCAGCCTCGCCGAGCTGATTGCTCGGCAGGCCAACCGCGAGGACGACTGCACCGGACGGTTCTGGGAAGGCCGATTCAAAGCCCAGGCATTAGCGGATGAGCGCGCGTTGTTGGCAGCAATGGTCTACACCGACTTGAACCCGATTCGGGCGAAGATGACTGAGAAGATCATCGAGTCGAAGCACACCAGCGTTCACCAACGCATCGTCAAGATCCGTGCCAAAGAGCTGCTGCGATTCCAACCGGTTAGGCCCATCGCCGGCATGCCGCAGGAGGCCCTGAATCTCAGCAACAAAGCCTACCTGCAACTCGTGGACGACACCGGCCGCCAATGGCACCGACGCAAGTCTGGCCGAATTGCCGCCAGCACGCGATCCATCCTGGCTGAACTCAAGATCGACCCCCAGCAATGGGATGACCAAGTCCGTGGCTTCGGGACGCGCCGCGTCACCGCGATGGGCGCCTTGGACCGACTCATCCAGTTTGCCCGCGACACGCATCGGCACTGGCTGGTGGGGTATGGGCTGGCGCGCCGGGCTTACTGGCGAGCCATGGCGTTCTGA
- a CDS encoding FkbM family methyltransferase, translating into MRDLLRAGFRALGFDIFRYPKGCEQLEAHLRLLVPRRGVDVLFDVGANRGQFAAQLRRIHPALQIHSFEPHPAACAALRGCAANHPSWHVYAFGLGRSAGRAELTCYATDTFSSVLPINALGRQRFSTELRPIDSVEIALRTLADVIENDLRGVCGNRPMLKLDTQGLDFDVLQGAGSWLDRFDLVVTEASLRPIYERAARFGDILEFLTARGFTLSGFFPVSRADDFSVIEADVVFVRQYSVADSGQLGTDDTHPGSSPG; encoded by the coding sequence TTGAGGGACTTGCTTCGCGCCGGTTTCCGTGCGCTTGGTTTCGACATTTTTCGTTACCCGAAGGGCTGCGAGCAGCTTGAGGCGCACCTGCGCTTGCTGGTGCCGAGGCGCGGGGTCGACGTTTTGTTCGATGTCGGTGCGAACCGAGGGCAGTTTGCAGCGCAGCTGCGCCGGATCCACCCTGCCCTGCAGATTCATTCATTTGAGCCGCACCCGGCAGCGTGCGCGGCGCTGCGCGGGTGTGCCGCCAACCATCCGAGCTGGCATGTTTATGCGTTTGGCCTGGGTCGGTCGGCGGGACGCGCCGAGCTCACGTGTTATGCGACGGACACATTCAGCTCGGTCCTGCCAATCAATGCGCTTGGGCGGCAACGCTTTTCGACGGAGCTTCGTCCGATCGATTCGGTCGAGATAGCGCTCCGGACGTTGGCCGATGTGATCGAAAACGACCTGCGCGGGGTGTGCGGCAATCGACCCATGCTGAAGCTTGATACGCAGGGACTGGACTTTGACGTGTTGCAGGGCGCGGGGTCTTGGCTGGATCGTTTCGACTTGGTGGTCACAGAAGCATCGTTGCGACCCATCTACGAGCGCGCCGCGCGCTTCGGTGACATTCTTGAATTTCTCACGGCGCGCGGGTTCACACTTTCTGGGTTCTTTCCGGTCAGTCGTGCAGACGACTTCAGCGTTATTGAGGCCGACGTGGTGTTTGTGCGGCAGTATTCGGTCGCGGATTCAGGGCAGTTGGGGACTGATGACACTCACCCCGGATCAAGTCCGGGGTGA
- a CDS encoding ATP-binding protein, whose protein sequence is MNDAILSPIEAALRANPDNQPLLQAYLQAALGANLAGRLVAVLNELGISPTRFGALDRLNVAKALQADGLPERALEWVPDDQAEALLLRAQLLLTLDQRAAAREALAAAKALAPGLDDGGLSAQLDTRIVSIASARRTSDKLQTSVNTEHDPDAENILLFQPAQSRVTFADVGGLTAVKAQIRKRIITPFQKPSLFQRFARKAGGGVLLYGPPGCGKTLLARATAGECSANFYNVAVSDVLDLYIGESERKLRAVFEQARRSKPSVLFFDEVEALGGKRQYSRESGTAKLVSQFLSELDGFERNNDGVLILAATNVPWAVDPAFRRPGRFDRVLFVPPPDQDAREDILKGLLKNRPLAGEIDVGFLARQTGGFSGADLANLVETAVDEAIEATVAQGHEVPLSDSLLKTALKSCKPTTLEWLTTARNYARYANEGGQYDDVMQFLDTFGKR, encoded by the coding sequence ATGAACGACGCGATTCTGAGCCCGATCGAGGCGGCCCTGCGGGCCAATCCGGACAATCAACCCTTGCTGCAAGCCTATTTGCAGGCAGCCCTCGGCGCGAATCTGGCTGGGCGGTTGGTGGCCGTGCTGAACGAGTTGGGCATTTCACCCACGCGCTTCGGGGCATTGGATCGGTTGAATGTCGCGAAGGCACTGCAGGCCGATGGCTTGCCCGAGCGCGCGCTCGAATGGGTGCCGGATGATCAAGCCGAGGCGTTGTTGCTTCGGGCACAGTTGCTGCTGACCCTGGACCAACGTGCCGCCGCGCGCGAAGCGTTGGCGGCGGCAAAAGCACTGGCGCCGGGACTGGACGATGGCGGCCTGTCGGCGCAGCTGGACACGCGCATCGTCTCGATTGCGAGTGCCCGCCGCACCAGCGACAAGCTGCAAACGTCGGTCAACACCGAACATGATCCAGACGCTGAGAACATCTTGCTGTTTCAGCCTGCGCAATCGCGCGTGACGTTTGCCGATGTCGGTGGGCTGACCGCCGTCAAGGCCCAGATTCGCAAACGTATCATTACGCCGTTTCAGAAGCCCTCGCTGTTCCAACGATTTGCGCGCAAGGCCGGCGGCGGCGTGCTGCTGTATGGGCCACCCGGGTGCGGCAAAACGCTGCTGGCTCGGGCGACGGCTGGCGAGTGCTCAGCAAATTTCTACAACGTGGCGGTGTCGGATGTGCTCGATCTCTACATCGGCGAATCCGAACGCAAGTTGCGGGCAGTATTCGAGCAAGCCCGGCGCAGCAAGCCGTCGGTGCTGTTCTTCGACGAGGTCGAGGCGCTCGGCGGCAAGCGGCAATACTCGCGCGAGTCCGGCACGGCAAAGCTCGTGAGTCAGTTTTTGTCCGAACTCGATGGTTTTGAGCGCAATAACGATGGCGTGTTGATTCTGGCGGCGACGAATGTGCCTTGGGCGGTCGATCCGGCGTTTCGGCGCCCGGGTCGTTTTGACCGTGTGCTGTTTGTGCCGCCCCCGGATCAGGACGCGCGCGAGGACATTCTGAAAGGATTGCTGAAGAACCGGCCGCTCGCTGGCGAAATCGACGTTGGTTTTCTGGCGCGGCAAACCGGTGGATTCTCGGGCGCTGACCTGGCCAATCTGGTTGAGACCGCGGTCGATGAAGCCATCGAAGCAACGGTCGCGCAGGGCCATGAGGTACCGCTGTCGGATTCCTTGCTGAAGACCGCACTCAAGTCGTGCAAACCCACGACGCTCGAATGGCTGACCACCGCGCGCAACTATGCGCGCTATGCAAACGAGGGCGGCCAGTACGATGACGTCATGCAGTTTCTCGACACGTTCGGCAAACGATGA
- a CDS encoding tetratricopeptide repeat protein yields MSFDQAALAKRRATHLLELGQIGPAIEQLRQVLATDPDDAHAHALLANCLLAQKRVHAASHEAGLALSLDPDSVFGHLTMAHCALAARQIATAQKHLALAKVDGHMDASVWLTESRLATLINDRTLRAQALARAHELEPENTEVLVGLALHAFDQRRFDEADKWTTEALSLEPESVGALVMAGQLALQRGAVSDAREHALWALQIDPSDESAMRLFASIKARQSLLLGAWWRLMAWLSIGGIARSTVILIAFYVLYRLLEITLDLKGYTEARSAANIVWLLFVLYTWTAPALFARSLKKELGSVRLRSDF; encoded by the coding sequence ATGAGCTTCGATCAAGCCGCACTTGCCAAGAGACGCGCCACCCACTTGCTGGAATTGGGCCAGATCGGGCCGGCGATTGAACAGCTTCGCCAAGTTCTCGCAACGGATCCAGATGACGCGCATGCACACGCACTGCTCGCGAATTGCCTGCTGGCGCAAAAGCGCGTCCATGCGGCGAGCCATGAGGCTGGCCTCGCGTTGAGTCTCGATCCCGACAGCGTGTTCGGCCATTTGACGATGGCCCATTGCGCGCTCGCGGCACGGCAAATCGCCACCGCGCAGAAGCATTTGGCGCTCGCGAAAGTAGACGGGCACATGGATGCGTCGGTCTGGCTCACCGAATCGCGCCTCGCGACATTGATCAATGACCGCACACTGCGCGCGCAGGCGTTGGCGCGCGCGCACGAGTTGGAGCCGGAGAATACCGAAGTACTGGTGGGGCTGGCCCTGCATGCGTTTGATCAGCGCCGATTTGACGAGGCGGACAAGTGGACGACAGAGGCGCTGAGTCTGGAACCCGAATCCGTGGGGGCCCTGGTCATGGCGGGGCAGTTGGCGCTGCAGCGCGGCGCAGTCAGTGATGCGCGCGAGCATGCGCTGTGGGCGCTGCAGATTGATCCGTCAGACGAAAGTGCCATGCGCCTGTTTGCGAGCATCAAGGCCCGACAGAGCCTGTTGCTTGGGGCCTGGTGGCGGCTGATGGCGTGGCTCAGCATTGGCGGTATCGCGCGCTCGACCGTGATACTGATCGCGTTCTATGTGCTCTATCGCCTGTTGGAAATCACCCTCGATCTGAAGGGCTACACCGAGGCCCGCAGTGCCGCCAACATCGTGTGGCTGCTGTTTGTGCTGTACACCTGGACGGCGCCGGCGTTGTTTGCGCGGTCGCTGAAGAAGGAATTGGGATCGGTTCGTTTGCGATCCGATTTTTGA
- a CDS encoding beta strand repeat-containing protein, whose protein sequence is MSSANTAYTFSLVNNTNLSSSDYSLRVLGFSVASALFLQDNGSGALTWSPSPAGVSLNVPSYASGSSTLTFTGGLPMFNDILLGDTVTGPGIASGTTVTGIAMTITLSQPLTATASGNATINTLIMVGGTSQTTSTSVTGLVPPPSVGNIRYGQAVSGSGIATGTTVSGVTGDSSVTLSTAPTAGATFSGTSPLTFSITPTASGQSGATNLSLSNLASVAQVAVGNLITGTGIPANTTIASINNVVITLSSVISASQTNATVTFTQQQTGTWTAGSLSITGLSSTANVGTGGLVTAPGIAPGTTIAAVLSGTSLQLSTATTAAGSDQGANLNQGTVTFPRPTGVIPSYDISAFSSFVFDPVLQPGGLNGARIYLFVVPNNWPAIATQPGFAGFPTNPPGFPFSWAATGLGIQQPNTPPNSPNTNSSFPPFSIVEPTIDAGATGLLHIDVQTVDGFTFPLSLVLLDVNGNQLGQVGQPVPAGGITRGGIIAAFQQTFAANTAYGALLYGSSSDIDNQYPGVLNPGAYLADGANSDSSLASLWDTTLTTLYGSGTQLNMVGDDGNYYQGLPTTVGTASVLQFTGYTDTGMTNANGNVFNLYSPKTPDPANTGVAAGYQVIANAGVYADTSGAVFIKQTTSYTVPPSQVALGLQRDIVSAINRGIALKGPSGTTGRTAGDTSAYWGTETNWYPEPLSNQQAAQNQFSLFMHTATSNGQLIFTAPAGPPVAIAAAPTGATASTAGSTTTATLTTTSAHGLVVGDWIAVQGVGVGTYNGNFQLTAVPTTTSLSYTLGAVSTAPAASGGGSLMGGPAAVNKQGTLMGQAYGFAYDESPVHGPLNQPNVPSKFDPAPTGTVTVQIVFGPW, encoded by the coding sequence ATGTCGTCTGCGAACACTGCTTATACGTTCTCGCTCGTCAACAACACCAATCTCAGTAGTTCGGACTATTCGCTACGCGTGCTGGGATTCAGCGTCGCCTCGGCGCTGTTTCTGCAGGACAACGGCAGTGGCGCGCTGACCTGGTCGCCCTCGCCGGCGGGGGTCAGTCTGAACGTGCCGAGCTACGCATCCGGATCAAGCACGCTCACGTTCACGGGCGGGCTGCCGATGTTCAATGACATTCTGCTCGGCGATACGGTGACGGGCCCGGGCATCGCCAGTGGCACCACGGTGACTGGCATCGCCATGACCATCACCTTGAGCCAGCCCTTGACCGCAACCGCCAGCGGCAACGCGACCATCAATACGCTCATCATGGTTGGCGGCACAAGCCAGACTACCTCTACGAGCGTTACGGGACTGGTCCCGCCCCCGTCGGTCGGCAACATTCGTTACGGCCAAGCCGTGAGCGGCAGCGGCATTGCGACGGGCACCACCGTCAGCGGCGTCACCGGCGATTCGAGTGTGACCCTGAGCACGGCCCCAACAGCGGGCGCGACGTTTTCGGGCACGAGTCCGTTGACGTTTTCGATCACGCCGACAGCAAGCGGTCAATCGGGCGCCACGAATCTCAGTTTGAGCAATCTGGCGAGCGTCGCTCAAGTTGCGGTCGGCAATCTGATCACGGGCACGGGGATTCCTGCGAACACGACGATTGCCAGCATCAACAATGTCGTGATCACGCTGTCGAGCGTCATTTCGGCAAGTCAAACCAATGCGACCGTGACGTTTACACAGCAGCAAACGGGCACCTGGACCGCCGGCAGCCTGTCCATCACAGGTCTCAGTAGCACGGCCAATGTGGGTACGGGCGGCCTAGTGACCGCCCCCGGAATCGCACCCGGGACGACGATCGCAGCGGTGCTGTCGGGCACGTCGCTACAGCTATCAACCGCGACCACAGCAGCAGGCTCGGACCAAGGCGCCAACCTCAATCAAGGCACCGTAACTTTTCCGCGGCCGACCGGCGTGATTCCCAGTTACGACATCAGTGCATTTTCGAGCTTTGTGTTCGATCCGGTGTTGCAGCCTGGCGGGTTGAACGGCGCCCGCATCTATTTGTTTGTCGTGCCAAACAATTGGCCGGCCATTGCGACACAGCCTGGCTTCGCGGGGTTTCCGACGAATCCGCCCGGGTTTCCCTTTTCGTGGGCGGCGACGGGCCTTGGTATCCAGCAGCCGAATACGCCGCCGAATTCGCCGAACACCAATAGCAGCTTTCCGCCATTTTCGATTGTCGAACCCACGATCGACGCGGGCGCGACCGGCTTGCTGCATATCGACGTGCAGACCGTTGATGGCTTCACGTTTCCGTTGTCGCTCGTATTGCTCGATGTCAATGGCAATCAACTGGGTCAGGTCGGCCAGCCGGTACCAGCCGGCGGGATCACCCGTGGCGGCATCATTGCCGCGTTTCAGCAGACGTTTGCGGCGAATACCGCGTATGGCGCATTGCTGTATGGCAGTAGCAGCGATATCGACAACCAGTATCCGGGCGTGCTGAATCCGGGGGCTTATCTCGCGGACGGCGCCAACTCGGACAGTTCGCTGGCGTCGTTGTGGGACACCACGTTGACCACGCTATACGGGTCCGGCACGCAGCTGAACATGGTGGGCGATGACGGCAACTATTACCAGGGCCTGCCAACCACGGTCGGAACCGCCAGTGTGTTGCAATTCACTGGCTACACCGACACCGGCATGACCAATGCGAATGGCAACGTCTTCAACCTCTATAGTCCGAAAACGCCCGATCCGGCGAACACAGGCGTTGCTGCAGGCTATCAAGTGATTGCGAATGCAGGCGTCTATGCCGACACGTCGGGCGCGGTGTTCATCAAACAGACGACGTCATACACCGTACCCCCGAGCCAAGTCGCGCTTGGTTTGCAGCGCGATATCGTGTCGGCCATCAATCGTGGCATCGCGCTGAAAGGCCCATCCGGAACAACCGGGCGCACGGCGGGCGACACGTCCGCCTATTGGGGCACCGAGACCAACTGGTACCCGGAGCCGCTCAGCAATCAACAGGCCGCCCAGAATCAGTTTTCGTTGTTCATGCATACGGCAACGTCGAACGGCCAATTGATTTTCACAGCACCTGCTGGCCCGCCCGTAGCGATTGCCGCAGCGCCGACCGGCGCGACCGCGAGCACCGCGGGCAGCACGACCACGGCTACCTTGACGACCACATCGGCACACGGATTGGTTGTCGGCGATTGGATCGCCGTGCAGGGCGTTGGCGTCGGCACCTACAACGGCAATTTCCAACTCACCGCCGTGCCGACTACCACCTCACTGAGCTACACATTGGGCGCAGTTTCCACCGCACCAGCGGCGTCCGGTGGTGGCTCATTGATGGGCGGCCCGGCGGCGGTAAACAAGCAAGGGACATTGATGGGCCAGGCTTACGGCTTTGCTTATGACGAAAGCCCGGTGCACGGACCGTTGAATCAGCCCAACGTGCCATCGAAGTTTGATCCCGCGCCCACGGGCACGGTCACCGTGCAGATTGTGTTCGGGCCCTGGTAA
- a CDS encoding RICIN domain-containing protein, with protein sequence MGFNPIQGAYYYIVAKHSNKVLEVANAGTNAGDFIVQNELAAGTDFSRKQHQQFSIEENHNRVHVFRVRHTGFVLDIRGNTSEDRALAIQQPWNGGDNQRFRIMDAGDGSYYLQAVNSGKVLDVFARRVENGADVVQYTNNRIDHPQQNNDHQHFRLVVASENFQQGALPGFSSPSQMIREAAIGAIGLVPTAGGALKGLLGHLWPDAAPKMVWRQVTQYVEQYVQSALNVERLNRLQDGVEASFKSAKSYDGLSPGTEKAAALTALVISINTIDQPFFTRSQPENALPFVMLLGNLKLTLMQERARFYPAIAGVAHDDNLASHLLDLREGIRDYVVAAKRMRQQFLQQRIDRIGQNVHMYRVHTSRPREWIFDFVLTDGFDGSQHYLRLWPKDGSASSIVQNAFRAKLIAWRQNTVRQQYASYLDGILLSANLWPSFDPNQPRPVERTVTASLGPYGTPFGDTIDLVGEQSISKIRFYGDSKLRGIVVEHRSGTSKRLGHELGDATEITLRDGEHVVAAFGSTNVEIIGLWLETNFGQRLIGGDRDLGSRFDAELSSDVRPRLKSLSGTASNDRITSLSFEWTYTILGDLPDLQRRSRRSKAKTKTKAKAKVKARTASSSRAKLAQQTKPKSKSRSATKAAVRAKPKRKAKTKPAQPTTAKPKRVKSGAVKGTSKTPGRALKPKAGAAKPTKAASKKSTSTRQRRG encoded by the coding sequence ATGGGGTTCAATCCAATTCAGGGCGCTTACTATTACATCGTCGCCAAGCACAGCAACAAGGTCTTGGAAGTCGCCAATGCGGGCACAAACGCGGGTGATTTCATCGTCCAGAACGAGCTTGCGGCAGGTACCGACTTCAGCCGCAAGCAGCATCAGCAGTTCAGCATCGAAGAGAACCACAATCGCGTGCACGTGTTTCGCGTGCGGCACACAGGATTTGTGCTCGACATCAGGGGCAACACATCGGAAGACCGTGCGCTCGCGATTCAGCAACCTTGGAACGGCGGCGACAACCAGCGCTTTCGGATCATGGATGCGGGCGACGGCAGCTACTATCTGCAAGCGGTGAACAGCGGCAAGGTGCTGGACGTATTTGCGAGGCGCGTGGAAAACGGCGCCGACGTGGTCCAGTACACCAACAATCGAATCGACCACCCGCAGCAGAATAACGATCATCAGCACTTCCGATTGGTCGTCGCGAGCGAGAACTTCCAGCAGGGCGCGTTACCCGGCTTCTCGTCGCCCTCGCAGATGATCCGCGAGGCAGCCATCGGCGCGATCGGTTTGGTGCCAACGGCTGGCGGCGCCCTGAAGGGATTGCTCGGGCATTTGTGGCCAGATGCGGCGCCCAAAATGGTCTGGCGGCAAGTCACGCAGTATGTCGAACAGTATGTCCAGTCTGCGCTGAACGTTGAACGGCTGAATCGCCTGCAGGATGGCGTCGAGGCATCATTCAAGTCGGCGAAGAGTTATGACGGCCTGAGTCCGGGCACTGAAAAGGCGGCGGCGCTGACGGCACTGGTGATTAGCATCAACACGATTGATCAACCCTTCTTCACGCGCTCGCAGCCGGAGAATGCCCTGCCGTTTGTCATGCTGCTCGGCAATCTCAAGCTCACCCTCATGCAGGAGCGGGCTCGGTTCTATCCAGCCATTGCCGGGGTCGCGCACGACGATAATCTCGCGTCGCATTTGTTGGACTTGCGCGAAGGCATTCGCGACTACGTTGTTGCGGCCAAACGAATGCGTCAGCAGTTCCTGCAACAGCGGATCGATCGAATTGGCCAAAACGTTCACATGTACCGGGTCCATACGAGTCGACCACGTGAGTGGATTTTCGACTTTGTGTTGACCGATGGCTTTGACGGCAGTCAGCACTACCTTCGGCTCTGGCCGAAGGATGGTTCCGCAAGCTCGATTGTTCAGAACGCCTTCCGGGCCAAGCTGATTGCTTGGCGGCAGAACACGGTCCGTCAGCAGTATGCGTCGTACCTCGACGGCATCCTGCTCTCGGCGAATTTGTGGCCGAGTTTTGACCCCAATCAGCCACGCCCCGTGGAACGAACCGTCACCGCTAGTCTTGGTCCTTACGGCACGCCGTTTGGCGACACGATCGACCTCGTGGGCGAGCAATCAATATCCAAGATTCGGTTCTATGGCGACAGCAAGTTGCGCGGTATCGTGGTTGAGCATCGCTCGGGTACCAGCAAGCGCCTCGGCCATGAACTCGGCGATGCTACCGAGATCACCTTGCGGGATGGCGAGCATGTGGTGGCGGCATTTGGCAGTACGAATGTCGAGATCATTGGCCTGTGGCTGGAAACCAATTTTGGTCAACGCTTGATTGGCGGCGATCGTGATCTGGGCTCCCGTTTCGATGCCGAACTTTCGAGCGATGTACGACCCAGGCTGAAGAGCTTGTCGGGAACGGCTTCCAACGATCGCATTACCAGTTTGAGCTTCGAATGGACGTACACGATCCTGGGCGACCTGCCTGATTTGCAACGCCGGTCGCGACGGTCCAAGGCCAAAACCAAGACGAAGGCGAAGGCCAAGGTCAAAGCCAGGACGGCATCCTCGTCACGGGCCAAACTCGCGCAGCAGACTAAGCCCAAATCCAAATCGCGGTCGGCAACCAAGGCGGCCGTTCGAGCCAAGCCCAAGCGAAAGGCCAAGACCAAGCCAGCGCAACCAACCACAGCCAAACCTAAGCGGGTCAAGTCCGGCGCGGTCAAAGGCACCAGCAAAACTCCGGGTCGCGCGCTCAAGCCGAAGGCAGGTGCTGCCAAGCCCACAAAAGCTGCCAGCAAGAAATCGACCAGCACACGCCAGCGTCGCGGGTGA
- a CDS encoding glycoside hydrolase family 44 protein — protein MKPHTAARLFLALLLGAPMAQPAQAQDVAVFADSLNAGFQNWSWATVNLNVQAPNPVYAGTRSASMEPDSFQGLYFHANAPLNTAGYTELRFAVHGGGTGGQNVNLVLQNGSTIIYNQPLAGLVTGGSIAASQWREVVLPFSGPGAPSGSFDGIIVQDQSGGNQGVLYLDEMRLTAGVVVPTAVTITVDPGGTRRAINPEIYGVNFGSDSQHADLHYPTRRWGGNRTSRYNWQFDVDNTANDYFFQNIAAGDGSNLPNNATANQFVVATKAQGGEPLITVPTLGFVAKDSRVKLWSFSQATYGAQTLDECRYYGPNPPFWCTADSGNGLCTNGPFCVGGKIVGNNPLDTSKAAPASYAADWVTHLRARHGTAANGGVKYFALDNEPMLWDSTHRDVHPAAPTYDEVWQRGRDRAIAIKQVEPDAKIFGPVTWGWCDYWTSASDAALGNCFEGPDRTNHGGLPFVEWYLERACTELGPGNVRLIDFLDLHYYPQADHVAATNDADPAAENPDVQAIRLRSLRELYDPAYVSESWIGGTAYPTPNLLRRAKSAIDARCPGIKLAVTEYKWGPDNGVSGALAQAELLAIFGREGVDYATRWIAPADNSLAEHAFRMFLDYDGALSRVVGDSIPATSTATNDVGAYAIDQNNGPLFILVFNRDTLSKDLTLNLNGLNATTYSLYRLSAAGYQTVSNNTEIAGSSVNFPSFPARTANLFVIQRNAVGNLLFANGFE, from the coding sequence ATGAAACCTCACACCGCTGCTCGATTGTTCCTGGCGCTGCTCCTCGGCGCGCCAATGGCCCAACCCGCCCAGGCGCAGGACGTCGCCGTGTTTGCCGACAGTCTGAATGCCGGCTTCCAGAACTGGAGTTGGGCGACCGTGAACCTCAACGTGCAGGCGCCGAACCCGGTGTATGCCGGCACGCGCTCGGCGAGCATGGAGCCAGACAGCTTTCAAGGCCTCTACTTTCATGCCAATGCCCCGCTGAACACCGCGGGCTACACCGAGCTTCGGTTTGCGGTCCATGGCGGTGGCACCGGCGGGCAGAACGTCAATCTGGTGCTGCAGAACGGCAGCACAATCATCTACAACCAACCGCTAGCCGGTCTGGTCACTGGCGGCAGCATCGCCGCCTCGCAATGGCGGGAGGTCGTCCTGCCCTTCAGTGGGCCGGGCGCGCCGAGCGGCAGTTTCGACGGCATCATCGTGCAGGATCAGAGCGGCGGGAATCAGGGCGTGCTTTATCTCGATGAAATGCGCCTGACCGCCGGCGTGGTGGTGCCGACAGCGGTGACGATCACAGTCGACCCGGGCGGCACGCGGCGTGCAATCAACCCAGAGATCTATGGGGTCAATTTTGGCTCGGACAGCCAGCATGCGGATTTGCATTACCCAACGCGCCGCTGGGGCGGTAACCGCACCAGTCGCTACAACTGGCAGTTTGATGTCGACAACACCGCGAACGACTACTTCTTTCAGAACATTGCCGCTGGCGACGGCAGCAATCTGCCCAACAACGCAACGGCGAACCAGTTCGTCGTCGCAACCAAGGCGCAGGGCGGCGAACCGCTGATCACCGTTCCGACGCTCGGGTTTGTCGCCAAGGATTCGCGCGTCAAGCTCTGGAGTTTTTCGCAGGCCACCTATGGCGCGCAGACCTTGGATGAGTGCCGCTACTACGGGCCCAATCCGCCTTTCTGGTGCACGGCCGACTCCGGCAACGGGTTGTGCACGAATGGGCCATTCTGTGTGGGCGGGAAGATTGTGGGCAACAACCCGCTCGATACGTCCAAAGCGGCGCCAGCGAGCTATGCCGCCGATTGGGTCACGCACCTGCGCGCACGGCATGGCACGGCGGCCAATGGCGGCGTCAAATATTTCGCGCTGGACAATGAGCCCATGCTCTGGGACAGCACGCATCGCGATGTGCATCCAGCCGCGCCCACCTACGACGAGGTCTGGCAGCGGGGGCGCGATCGGGCGATTGCGATCAAACAAGTCGAGCCGGATGCCAAGATTTTCGGTCCCGTGACCTGGGGCTGGTGCGACTATTGGACGAGCGCAAGCGACGCCGCGTTGGGCAATTGCTTTGAAGGCCCGGATCGCACGAACCATGGCGGCCTGCCCTTTGTGGAGTGGTATCTCGAGCGGGCCTGCACCGAACTGGGCCCGGGCAATGTGCGCTTGATCGACTTTCTGGACCTGCATTACTACCCGCAAGCCGATCATGTGGCGGCGACCAACGATGCCGACCCGGCTGCGGAAAACCCGGATGTGCAAGCCATTCGGCTGCGCTCATTACGCGAACTCTACGACCCTGCCTACGTGAGCGAATCCTGGATTGGCGGCACCGCTTATCCCACACCAAACCTGTTGCGCCGCGCGAAATCAGCCATCGACGCGCGTTGCCCCGGAATCAAGCTCGCGGTAACCGAGTACAAGTGGGGCCCCGACAACGGCGTCTCGGGCGCGTTGGCGCAGGCGGAGCTGCTCGCCATTTTCGGGCGCGAGGGCGTGGACTACGCGACGCGGTGGATCGCGCCGGCCGACAACTCGCTGGCCGAGCACGCGTTTCGGATGTTTCTCGACTACGACGGCGCCTTGTCGCGTGTGGTCGGCGATTCGATTCCGGCCACCAGTACGGCCACGAATGACGTCGGTGCGTACGCGATCGATCAGAACAATGGGCCCTTGTTCATCCTGGTGTTCAACCGCGACACCTTGAGCAAAGACTTGACCTTGAACCTGAACGGCCTCAATGCCACGACTTACAGTTTGTATCGGCTCAGTGCGGCCGGCTATCAGACGGTCAGCAACAACACGGAAATCGCGGGAAGCAGCGTGAACTTCCCGAGTTTTCCGGCGCGAACGGCCAATCTGTTTGTCATTCAACGGAATGCTGTGGGCAATCTGCTGTTCGCCAATGGCTTTGAATGA